A region from the Mycolicibacterium phlei genome encodes:
- a CDS encoding WS/DGAT/MGAT family O-acyltransferase, translated as MKRLNGMDAMLLYSETPNLPTHTLKVAVIHADDYRARFGEPFTFDVFRRTIAARLHLLEPLRYKLVDIPYRFHHPMWLQDCPVDLDYHLHRVRVPEPGGRRELDEVIGAIASTPLDRTRPLWEFHFAEGMADDRFALIGKVHHTLADGVASANLLARLMDLADAPDEPGHYEPCDEPSKRELLRAAWRDHVQNAVELPSVLRDTVRGVTRLGRRPRDRRDRSDMARMFRAPPTFLNHVVSPGRTFATASLALTDVKETAKAVGVTFNDIVLATAAGGLRELLLRYDGRADRPLLASVPVSTDRSPDRITGNEISGLAVSLPVHVDDPLERVRLTAVATANAKEIHDLLGPRLQGQMMEYLPPPLSPALFRWQSRRAAHNRVMNVAISTVPGPREHGHVGGARVTEIYSVGVLSAGSAFNMTVWSYVDQVDISVLSDDATFRDVHEATDAMMHSLDEIRRAAGLPTLRTPDTAMAPAPAAR; from the coding sequence GTGAAGCGACTCAACGGCATGGACGCCATGCTGCTGTACAGCGAGACGCCGAACCTGCCCACGCACACGCTGAAGGTCGCGGTCATCCACGCCGACGACTACCGGGCCCGGTTCGGCGAGCCGTTCACGTTCGACGTGTTCCGCCGGACCATCGCGGCGCGGCTGCACCTGTTGGAACCGTTGCGCTACAAGCTCGTCGACATCCCCTACCGGTTCCATCACCCGATGTGGCTGCAGGACTGCCCGGTCGACCTCGACTACCACCTGCACCGCGTGCGGGTGCCGGAACCGGGCGGACGCCGTGAGCTCGACGAGGTGATCGGCGCGATCGCGAGCACCCCGCTGGACCGCACCCGCCCGCTGTGGGAGTTCCACTTCGCCGAGGGTATGGCCGACGACCGGTTCGCGCTGATCGGCAAGGTGCACCACACCCTCGCCGACGGGGTGGCCTCGGCGAACCTGCTGGCCCGGCTGATGGATCTCGCGGACGCGCCCGACGAACCCGGTCACTACGAGCCGTGCGACGAACCGTCGAAACGCGAACTGCTGCGCGCGGCCTGGCGCGACCACGTGCAGAACGCCGTCGAACTGCCGTCGGTGCTGCGCGACACCGTCCGCGGTGTGACGCGGCTGGGCCGCCGGCCGCGGGACCGCCGCGACCGGTCCGACATGGCCAGGATGTTCCGCGCCCCGCCGACCTTCCTCAACCACGTCGTCTCCCCCGGGCGGACCTTCGCCACCGCCTCGCTCGCACTGACCGACGTCAAGGAGACCGCTAAGGCGGTGGGTGTGACGTTCAACGACATCGTGCTCGCCACCGCCGCCGGTGGGCTGCGAGAACTGCTGCTGCGCTACGACGGTCGCGCCGACCGTCCCCTGCTGGCGTCGGTGCCCGTCTCCACCGACCGCTCCCCCGACCGCATCACCGGCAACGAGATCTCGGGTCTGGCGGTGTCGCTGCCCGTGCACGTCGACGATCCGCTCGAGCGCGTCCGGCTCACCGCGGTGGCCACCGCGAACGCCAAGGAGATCCACGACCTGCTCGGCCCGAGACTGCAGGGCCAGATGATGGAGTACCTGCCGCCGCCGCTGTCGCCGGCGCTGTTCCGGTGGCAGTCGCGGCGCGCGGCGCACAACCGGGTGATGAACGTCGCGATCTCCACGGTCCCGGGCCCGCGCGAGCACGGCCACGTCGGCGGCGCGCGGGTCACCGAGATCTACTCGGTGGGCGTGCTGTCGGCGGGCAGCGCGTTCAACATGACGGTGTGGAGCTACGTCGACCAGGTCGACATCTCCGTGCTCTCCGACGACGCGACGTTCCGCGATGTCCACGAGGCCACCGACGCGATGATGCACAGCCTCGACGAAATCCGGCGCGCCGCAGGGCTTCCCACCCTTCGCACGCCGGACACCGCGATGGCGCCCGCGCCCGCGGCCCGCTAG
- a CDS encoding NAD-dependent epimerase/dehydratase family protein, with product MSDTVLVTGGFGLVGSATVRKLAADGRRVVAADLDTPANRKAAAKLPDGAEYRWTDLTDPDQVKRLVAETAPAAIIHLAAIIAPAIYRARALARRVNVDATATLVQVAESQPSPPRFVHASSNAVFGPRNPHKYSEPLTAADPMNPCDIYSGTKAEAEEIVRSSSLDWVVLRFGGVLSTDLAALPLGGEAMLFESALPSDNRVQTVDVRDVAHACAAATTADVVGEILLITGDESHRHCYGDLTPAVVAALGMPGAIPPGRPGNPDSDTDWFVTDWMDTTRAQEALQFQHYTWDDMMAELRSRYWFARLPGPLLTPIVREFMKRRSVYYKAPGHYADPWGAIREHLGDPSWEHP from the coding sequence ATGTCGGACACGGTCCTCGTCACCGGCGGCTTCGGTCTGGTCGGTTCGGCCACGGTGCGCAAACTGGCCGCCGACGGCCGCCGCGTCGTCGCCGCCGACCTCGACACGCCTGCGAACCGGAAGGCGGCCGCCAAGCTGCCCGACGGCGCCGAGTACCGGTGGACCGACCTCACCGACCCCGACCAGGTCAAGCGGTTGGTCGCCGAGACCGCACCGGCCGCGATCATCCACCTCGCCGCGATCATCGCGCCGGCCATCTACCGGGCGCGTGCCCTCGCCCGCAGGGTCAACGTGGACGCCACCGCGACGCTGGTTCAGGTCGCCGAGTCGCAGCCGAGCCCGCCGCGGTTCGTGCACGCCTCCAGCAACGCGGTGTTCGGCCCGCGCAACCCGCACAAGTATTCCGAGCCGTTGACCGCCGCCGATCCGATGAACCCGTGCGACATCTACAGCGGCACCAAGGCCGAGGCGGAGGAGATCGTGCGGTCCTCGTCGCTGGACTGGGTGGTACTGCGGTTCGGCGGGGTGCTCAGCACCGATCTGGCCGCGCTGCCGCTGGGCGGCGAGGCGATGCTGTTCGAGAGCGCGCTGCCCAGCGACAACCGGGTGCAGACGGTCGACGTCCGCGATGTCGCACACGCCTGTGCGGCGGCGACGACGGCCGACGTGGTGGGCGAGATCCTGCTGATCACCGGCGACGAGTCGCACCGGCACTGCTACGGCGACCTCACCCCCGCGGTGGTGGCGGCGCTGGGCATGCCCGGCGCGATCCCGCCCGGACGGCCGGGCAACCCCGACAGCGACACCGACTGGTTCGTCACCGACTGGATGGACACCACCCGCGCCCAGGAGGCGCTGCAGTTCCAGCACTACACGTGGGACGACATGATGGCCGAACTGCGGTCGAGGTACTGGTTCGCCCGGCTGCCGGGCCCGCTGCTCACCCCGATCGTGCGGGAGTTCATGAAACGCCGCAGCGTGTACTACAAGGCACCGGGCCACTACGCCGACCCGTGGGGTGCGATTCGCGAGCACTTGGGCGATCCGTCCTGGGAACACCCGTAA
- the fadD12 gene encoding acyl-CoA ligase FadD12, with translation MADPIGVFQTMLRAGLIAPLRPDKYLRMGAAVRRVGMTATVGFAIAAQRCPDRPGVIDERGTLTWRELDEACDALAVALQQLPGGRPKTVAVMCRNHRGFIEALVASNRIGSDVLLLNTSFAGPALAEVVDREGADVVIYDEEFAEIVDRAMADKPDAVRILAWTDAASDAVTVDRLVEQNSGRRPDPVQRKSDIILLTSGTTGTPKGAKRGAGSGGVGELKAVLDRTPWRAEEPIVIVAPMFHAWGFSQLLFAALLACPIVTRRKFDPEATLALVDEHRATGLAVVPVMFDRIMDLPDEVRNRYSCRTLRFATASGSRMRPDVVIKFMDQFGDVIYNNYNATEAGMIATATPADLRAAPDTAGKPADGTEIRILDADFNELPVGQTGQIFVRSGTLFDGYTSGTTKDFHEGFMASGDVGYLDENGRLFVVGRDDEMIVSGGENVYPIEVEKTLAAHPAVKEATVLGVDDAQYGQRLVAFVVLDEGASTTPDDLKQHVRDNLANYKVPRQITVLPELPRGSTGKVVRKELLDLVD, from the coding sequence ATGGCTGATCCGATCGGTGTCTTCCAGACCATGCTGCGCGCAGGGCTGATCGCCCCGCTGCGGCCCGACAAGTACCTGCGCATGGGTGCGGCGGTGCGCCGTGTCGGCATGACCGCCACCGTCGGCTTCGCCATCGCCGCGCAGCGCTGCCCGGATCGGCCGGGGGTGATCGACGAGCGCGGCACCCTGACCTGGCGCGAGCTCGACGAGGCGTGTGACGCGCTGGCCGTGGCCCTGCAGCAGCTGCCCGGCGGGAGGCCGAAAACCGTTGCGGTGATGTGCCGTAACCACCGCGGCTTCATCGAGGCGCTGGTGGCGTCGAACCGGATCGGCTCCGACGTGCTGCTGCTCAACACGTCCTTCGCCGGGCCGGCGCTGGCCGAGGTCGTCGACCGTGAGGGCGCCGACGTGGTGATCTACGACGAGGAGTTCGCCGAGATCGTCGACCGCGCGATGGCCGACAAGCCCGACGCCGTGCGGATTCTCGCCTGGACCGACGCGGCGAGCGACGCGGTGACGGTGGACCGGCTGGTCGAGCAGAACAGCGGACGCCGCCCGGATCCGGTGCAGCGCAAGAGCGACATCATCCTGCTGACGTCGGGAACGACGGGAACACCCAAGGGCGCCAAACGCGGCGCGGGCAGCGGCGGCGTCGGCGAGCTCAAGGCGGTGCTGGACCGCACCCCGTGGCGCGCCGAGGAGCCGATCGTCATCGTCGCGCCGATGTTCCACGCCTGGGGCTTCTCACAACTGCTGTTCGCCGCGCTGCTGGCGTGCCCGATCGTCACCCGGCGCAAGTTCGATCCGGAGGCGACGCTGGCGCTCGTCGACGAGCACCGCGCGACCGGTCTGGCCGTGGTGCCGGTCATGTTCGACCGCATCATGGACCTGCCCGACGAGGTGCGAAACCGCTACAGCTGCCGGACACTTCGCTTCGCCACCGCATCGGGGTCACGGATGCGCCCGGACGTGGTGATCAAGTTCATGGACCAGTTCGGCGACGTCATCTACAACAACTACAACGCCACCGAGGCGGGCATGATCGCCACCGCCACCCCCGCCGACCTGCGCGCCGCGCCGGACACCGCCGGAAAACCGGCCGACGGCACCGAGATCCGGATCCTGGACGCGGACTTCAACGAGCTGCCCGTCGGCCAGACCGGTCAGATCTTCGTGCGCAGCGGCACGCTGTTCGACGGCTACACCTCGGGCACCACCAAAGACTTCCACGAGGGGTTCATGGCGTCGGGCGACGTCGGGTACCTCGACGAGAACGGGCGCCTGTTCGTGGTGGGCCGCGACGACGAGATGATCGTCTCCGGCGGCGAGAACGTCTACCCGATCGAGGTGGAGAAGACGCTGGCCGCGCATCCGGCCGTCAAGGAGGCCACGGTGCTCGGCGTCGACGACGCACAGTACGGGCAGCGGCTGGTGGCGTTCGTCGTGCTCGACGAGGGCGCGTCCACCACACCGGACGACCTCAAACAGCACGTCCGCGACAACCTCGCGAACTACAAGGTGCCGCGCCAGATCACCGTGCTGCCCGAATTGCCGCGCGGCTCCACCGGCAAGGTGGTGCGCAAGGAGCTGCTCGACCTGGTCGACTAG
- a CDS encoding phosphotransferase: MTAAELSLPRSWEEITPEWMTAALGEHFPGVTVDRVTVALRDDGTNRRARLALTYAAGSGPETVFAKAVDPEHAELVALTSGLFHEPRLFSSGVQLPLDHPAVYTALIDEPGSNFLMIMEDVVGRGADPRDSTRPMTVAQAANGVRGLARLHSRFWGERLTSNPALSWVEPFVAFEGLQYAPLEIARERLGDTVSSEVLALDGTALFVDLWARYIGTLTTSPQTLLHGDPHIGNTYVLPDDDVGFLDWQMARRGNWSLDLGYFLQGALTIEDRRRAERDLLDEYHGALELPAAELPSAEEVWLRYRASVAHGLAIWMATLSGGDAWQSAEICLALAQRYAAAFVDLDTRAALDAIT, translated from the coding sequence GTGACCGCAGCCGAGCTGTCGCTCCCGCGCAGCTGGGAGGAGATCACCCCGGAGTGGATGACGGCGGCGCTCGGGGAGCACTTCCCCGGCGTCACCGTCGACCGGGTGACCGTGGCATTGCGCGACGACGGCACCAACCGGCGGGCGCGGCTGGCGCTGACGTACGCGGCCGGGTCGGGGCCGGAGACGGTGTTCGCCAAGGCCGTCGACCCCGAGCACGCGGAACTGGTCGCGCTGACCAGCGGGCTGTTCCACGAGCCGCGGCTGTTCAGCTCGGGGGTGCAGCTGCCGCTCGACCATCCGGCGGTCTACACCGCGCTGATCGACGAACCGGGCTCGAACTTCCTGATGATCATGGAGGACGTGGTCGGCCGCGGCGCCGATCCGCGCGACTCGACCCGGCCGATGACGGTCGCGCAGGCCGCGAACGGGGTGCGGGGGCTGGCGCGGCTGCACAGCCGCTTCTGGGGTGAGCGGCTGACCTCGAACCCGGCGCTGAGCTGGGTCGAACCGTTCGTCGCGTTCGAGGGGTTGCAGTACGCGCCGCTGGAGATCGCCCGCGAGCGGCTCGGCGACACGGTTTCGTCGGAGGTGCTGGCGCTGGACGGCACCGCGCTGTTCGTCGATCTGTGGGCCCGCTACATCGGCACCCTGACCACTTCGCCGCAGACGCTGCTGCACGGCGACCCGCACATCGGCAACACCTACGTGCTGCCCGACGACGACGTGGGGTTCCTGGACTGGCAGATGGCCCGGCGCGGCAACTGGTCGCTGGACCTCGGCTACTTCCTGCAGGGCGCGCTGACGATCGAGGACCGCCGCCGCGCCGAACGCGACCTGCTCGACGAATACCACGGCGCGCTCGAACTGCCGGCCGCCGAACTGCCCTCGGCGGAGGAGGTCTGGCTGCGGTACCGGGCGTCGGTCGCGCACGGGCTGGCGATCTGGATGGCGACGCTGTCCGGCGGCGACGCCTGGCAGAGCGCCGAGATCTGCCTGGCGCTGGCTCAGCGCTACGCCGCGGCGTTCGTCGACCTCGACACGCGGGCCGCGCTGGACGCGATCACCTAG
- a CDS encoding lysophospholipid acyltransferase family protein, with product MISNGAATAEVAKWDPGFTRQIASKLGPLVRRYFRAEVRDLNRMPATGGALVVSNHSGGMLTPDVLIFAPAFYERFGFDRPLYTLGHYGIFIADIGNWLRRAGVIEASRENAARALREGAVVLVFPGGDYDSYRSTFAENVIDFNGRTGYVRTAVETGVPIVPVVSIGGQETQLFLSRGDALARRLGLTRARMDILPVSFGFPFGLSAIFPPNLPLPSKIVTRVLDPIDVVAQFGADPDVDEVDAHVRSVMQAALDELATKRRFPVVG from the coding sequence ATGATCAGCAACGGGGCGGCGACAGCAGAAGTCGCGAAATGGGATCCCGGGTTCACCCGGCAGATCGCGTCGAAACTCGGGCCGTTGGTCCGCCGGTACTTCCGGGCGGAGGTCCGCGACCTGAACCGGATGCCCGCGACCGGCGGGGCGCTGGTGGTGTCGAACCACTCCGGCGGGATGCTCACCCCCGACGTGCTGATCTTCGCGCCGGCCTTCTACGAGAGGTTCGGGTTCGACCGCCCGCTCTACACCCTCGGCCACTACGGGATCTTCATCGCCGACATCGGCAACTGGCTGCGCCGCGCCGGCGTCATCGAGGCCAGTCGGGAGAACGCGGCGCGGGCACTGCGTGAGGGCGCGGTGGTGCTGGTGTTCCCCGGCGGCGACTACGACTCGTACCGCTCCACATTCGCCGAGAACGTGATCGACTTCAACGGCAGAACCGGTTACGTGCGCACCGCCGTCGAGACCGGCGTGCCGATCGTGCCGGTGGTGTCGATCGGCGGTCAGGAGACGCAGTTGTTCCTCTCCCGCGGTGACGCGCTGGCCCGCCGACTCGGGCTGACCAGGGCGCGGATGGATATCCTGCCGGTCAGCTTCGGGTTCCCGTTCGGTCTGTCGGCGATCTTCCCGCCGAACCTGCCGCTGCCGTCGAAGATCGTCACCCGGGTGCTCGACCCGATCGACGTGGTCGCGCAGTTCGGTGCGGACCCCGACGTCGACGAGGTCGACGCGCACGTGCGCTCCGTCATGCAGGCCGCGCTCGACGAACTGGCAACCAAGCGACGCTTTCCGGTGGTGGGCTGA
- a CDS encoding SDR family NAD(P)-dependent oxidoreductase, which translates to MDSYAGCSAVITGGASGIGLATAREFARRGARLMLADVNRAALDAAVADLRGAGADVRGVVCDVRRLDDVVALADAAFDEFGSVHVVFNNAGIAYAGPIAETSHDDWRFVLDVDLWGPIHGVEAFLPRLIAQQDPAHIAFTASFAGLMPNAGLGPYCVAKYGVVALAETLSREVRANGIGVTVLCPMIVETDLMANSRRVRGDEYGAGAPVGDLPAISTDPEVTAERVAELMADGILTNQLYVIPHSAARGSIRRRFERIDRTFDEQAAAGWTH; encoded by the coding sequence GTGGACAGTTATGCAGGGTGCAGCGCAGTCATCACCGGCGGCGCCAGCGGGATCGGCCTCGCGACCGCCAGGGAGTTCGCCCGCCGCGGGGCACGGCTCATGCTGGCGGACGTCAACCGGGCCGCACTGGACGCCGCGGTCGCGGACCTGCGCGGCGCCGGCGCCGACGTGCGCGGTGTGGTGTGCGACGTGCGCAGGCTCGACGATGTGGTCGCACTGGCCGACGCGGCGTTCGACGAGTTCGGCTCGGTGCACGTGGTGTTCAACAACGCGGGCATCGCGTACGCCGGACCGATCGCCGAAACCAGCCATGACGACTGGCGTTTCGTGCTCGACGTCGACCTGTGGGGTCCGATCCACGGGGTGGAGGCGTTTTTGCCCCGGCTGATCGCACAGCAGGATCCCGCCCACATCGCGTTCACCGCGTCGTTCGCCGGGCTGATGCCCAACGCGGGACTGGGGCCGTACTGCGTGGCGAAGTACGGGGTGGTCGCGCTGGCCGAGACGCTGTCACGGGAGGTGCGCGCCAACGGGATCGGCGTCACCGTGCTGTGCCCGATGATCGTCGAGACCGATCTGATGGCCAACAGCCGGCGCGTGCGCGGCGATGAGTACGGGGCGGGCGCGCCGGTCGGCGACCTGCCGGCGATCTCGACGGATCCCGAGGTGACCGCCGAGAGGGTCGCCGAGCTGATGGCCGACGGCATCCTCACCAACCAGCTCTACGTCATTCCGCACAGCGCGGCCCGCGGGTCGATCCGGCGCCGCTTCGAGCGCATCGACCGCACCTTCGACGAGCAGGCCGCCGCCGGCTGGACCCACTAG